A stretch of the Bacillus sp. B-jedd genome encodes the following:
- a CDS encoding KDGP aldolase, with protein MKLMELNRIDGFLLFNFLAIDKENAEEIMEAGKGFVVPGIVSSDFVNIEDGVKKVNELKEVAKVVSIGLGDNGNPANWEKVLKIAEGSEPGHINQPFDKTSYSLGYLNAKGIHQVVNGLVAPSGTVGFVTLSTGVEMKVEVLVDLAVAMGIESIKFMPLKGKTHLEELVYLCKVAAEKGLKAIEPAGGISSENIVEIVNSVRPTGIPVFMPHVFGSTIHKETGRTIPEEVEKIITLVMEDV; from the coding sequence ATGAAATTAATGGAATTGAATAGAATAGATGGCTTCCTTTTATTTAACTTTTTAGCAATAGATAAGGAAAATGCAGAAGAGATCATGGAAGCAGGAAAAGGGTTTGTTGTGCCTGGGATTGTTTCTTCTGATTTTGTGAACATTGAGGATGGCGTTAAAAAAGTAAATGAGTTAAAAGAAGTAGCAAAAGTGGTCAGCATTGGTCTTGGCGATAATGGCAATCCGGCAAATTGGGAAAAAGTCTTGAAAATTGCTGAAGGTTCCGAGCCCGGACATATCAATCAGCCTTTTGATAAAACGAGCTACTCTCTTGGCTATTTGAACGCAAAAGGGATTCATCAGGTTGTAAATGGTTTGGTCGCTCCTTCTGGAACAGTTGGTTTCGTTACACTTTCAACAGGAGTTGAAATGAAAGTTGAAGTTCTAGTGGACTTAGCTGTGGCAATGGGAATTGAATCTATTAAATTTATGCCCCTAAAAGGTAAAACGCATCTGGAGGAACTAGTTTATTTATGTAAAGTTGCTGCAGAAAAGGGTTTGAAGGCGATTGAACCAGCGGGTGGGATTTCTTCAGAGAATATTGTGGAAATCGTAAATTCAGTTCGTCCAACTGGCATTCCAGTATTTATGCCGCATGTTTTCGGTTCAACCATTCACAAGGAAACTGGAAGAACGATTCCAGAAGAGGTTGAGAAAATTATTACATTGGTAATGGAGGATGTATAA
- a CDS encoding SIS domain-containing protein, whose translation MLTQFFDKVKERLEIVENAEKRNLERAAEKVAEAIQNGGIIQLFGCGHSHILTEEVFYRAGGLVPIKPIFIEPLMLHEGALRSSQLERQNDYVGEFLKEQEIKPHDVVFVLSTSGRNPVPVDVANFAKEKGAYVIGITSLEYSQSQPSRHKSGNHLYNSVDLVIDNHSVKGDAILSYEKVPVPFGPTSTVVGAVLLNAIFAESIKIMADNGFEPPVFLSGNIDGADQHNQEVIKKYQARIPLLS comes from the coding sequence ATGCTTACACAATTCTTTGACAAAGTAAAAGAAAGGTTAGAGATCGTAGAAAATGCAGAAAAGAGAAATCTGGAAAGAGCCGCAGAAAAAGTTGCCGAAGCTATTCAAAATGGCGGGATTATCCAATTATTCGGATGCGGCCATTCCCATATCTTGACTGAAGAGGTTTTTTACCGAGCAGGTGGGCTTGTGCCAATTAAACCAATTTTCATTGAACCACTCATGCTTCATGAAGGTGCTTTGCGTTCCTCGCAACTAGAAAGACAGAATGATTATGTAGGAGAATTCCTGAAAGAACAGGAAATTAAACCACATGATGTTGTGTTTGTATTATCAACGTCAGGCAGGAATCCAGTTCCAGTTGATGTAGCAAATTTTGCGAAAGAAAAAGGTGCCTATGTAATTGGGATTACATCTTTAGAATATTCACAGAGCCAACCTTCAAGACACAAGAGTGGAAATCACTTGTATAATTCAGTTGATTTAGTAATTGATAATCATTCTGTTAAAGGTGATGCCATCCTGTCATATGAAAAGGTCCCTGTTCCGTTCGGACCGACTTCAACTGTTGTGGGAGCAGTATTGTTAAACGCTATTTTTGCGGAAAGCATTAAAATAATGGCGGATAACGGTTTTGAACCTCCTGTCTTTCTAAGTGGAAACATAGATGGTGCTGATCAGCATAATCAAGAGGTTATTAAAAAGTATCAAGCAAGGATCCCTTTGTTGTCTTAA